From Oryza sativa Japonica Group chromosome 4, ASM3414082v1, one genomic window encodes:
- the LOC136356382 gene encoding pentatricopeptide repeat-containing protein At1g09900-like: protein MPSSPSPPTLCTLLPSSSSSSSSGHPHHPRQPTAAGGWLPPRLRSSGAKPPPTPRLESPTTRQQQQAPRRLLGSDRRLSALVHRGDLDAALRLVESSPRPPDAALANRLVRDLCRRGRPDDAERVVGACGPAATVVAYGALTDGYCRAGRLGDARRVVGGMPVQPNAYTYNPLIHTLCERGQVRDALSVLDDMLCRGCAPDVVTYNILLEATCKGRGYRQAMELIDLMRAEGCTPNNVTYNVLMDGMCGEGDVDDALELLRNLPSHGCKPSTVNYNTVLKGLCSAERWGDADELVTEMLRENCPPNEATFNVVIYSLCRKGLLQQAIQLLEKMSKHGCTANIVTYNAIINGLCEQRNVDGAMGLLSKMKSYGCKPDIVTYNTLLKGLCSAARWVDAEELMDNMTQNGCLPDNVTFNTLIGFLCQKGLMVDAIEVFKQMPDKGCTPNSITYSTIISGLAKATKLDQALELFNEMGHKGFNPDKIYQLLAECLNDDDTIEEAIQTVRKLQDSGISPHTVLYNAILLGLCRNGKTEFAIDIMAYMVSSGCMPDDLTYVILIEGLAYEGYLNEARELLIKLCSRDVLVNSLIKSEALLLDQNIHAS, encoded by the coding sequence atgccttcgtcgccgtcgcctcccacCCTCTgcaccctcctcccctcctcctcctcctcctcctcctctggccacccccaccacccgcgccaacccaccgccgccggcgggtgGCTCCCGCCGCGCCTCCGCAGCTCCGGCGCCAAGCCCCCGCCGACCCCGAGGCTCGAGAGCCCCACcacgcggcagcagcagcaggcgccgCGACGCCTCCTCGGGTCCGACCGCCGCCTCAGCGCGCTCGTCCACCGCGGGGACCTCGACGCGGCGCTCCGCCTCGTCGAGTCCTCCCCGCGCCCGCCCGACGCGGCGCTCGCCAACAGGCTCGTCCGCGACCtctgccgccgcggccgccccgaCGACGCCGAGCGCGTCGTCGGGGCCTGCGGGccggccgccaccgtcgtcgcgtACGGCGCCCTCACCGACGGGTACTGCCGCGCGGGGCGGCTCGGGGACGCGCGGCGCGTCGTGGGGGGCATGCCCGTGCAGCCCAACGCGTACACCTACAACCCGCTCATCCACACGCTCTGCGAGCGTGGCCAGGTCAGGGACGCGCTCTCGGTGCTCGACGATATGCTCTGCCGCGGGTGCGCCCCCGACGTCGTCACCTACAACATCCTCCTCGAGGCGACGTGCAAGGGGAGGGGGTACCGGCAGGCCATGGAGTTGATCGACCTGATGCGCGCCGAGGGGTGCACGCCGAACAACGTGACGTATAATGTCCTCATGGATGGTATGTGCGGAGAAGGTGATGTGGATGACGCCCTCGAGTTATTGAGAAACTTGCCCTCTCATGGTTGCAAGCCGAGTACTGTCAACTACAACACTGTCTTGAAGGGCCTCTGCAGTGCCGAGAGGTGGGGAGATGCCGATGAGCTTGTAACAGAGATGCTCCGAGAGAATTGTCCCCCGAATGAAGCAACGTTCAATGTGGTCATTTATTCATTGTGTCGGAAAGGACTGCTCCAGCAGGCAATCCAGCTTCTAGAGAAAATGTCAAAGCATGGGTGCACGGCAAATATTGTCACCTATAATGCCATCATCAACGGCCTCTGCGAGCAAAGGAATGTGGATGGTGCTATGGGGTTGCTAAGCAAGATGAAATCTTATGGTTGTAAACCTGATATTGTCACCTACAACACTCTATTGAAGGGGTTGTGTAGTGCAGCGCGATGGGTGGATGCTGAAGAGCTAATGGATAACATGACCCAAAATGGTTGCCTCCCAGATAATGTGACATTCAACACACTGATTGGTTTCTTGTGTCAAAAAGGGTTGATGGTCGATGCTATTGAAGTATTTAAGCAAATGCCTGACAAAGGTTGTACTCCGAATTCGATCACTTACAGTACAATAATAAGTGGGCTTGCCAAGGCTACTAAGCTGGATCAAGCCCTTGAGTTATTCAATGAAATGGGCCACAAAGGATTCAACCCAGATAAAATTTATCAGTTATTAGCTGAGTGTCTGAATGATGATGATACAATTGAGGAAGCAATTCAGACTGTTCGCAAACTGCAGGATTCAGGCATATCACCTCACACTGTGCTCTACAATGCAATCCTCCTAGGACTTTGTAGAAATGGCAAAACAGAGTTTGCTATTGATATCATGGCTTATATGGTGTCTAGTGGTTGCATGCCTGATGACTTGACTTACGTCATACTCATTGAAGGTCTGGCATACGAGGGCTATTTGAATGAGGCAAGAGAATTGCTAATCAAGTTGTGCTCTAGAGATGTTCTTGTTAACAGCTTGATCAAGAGTGAAGCTCTGTTGTTAGATCAAAATATCCACGCTTCTTGA